The following proteins come from a genomic window of Triticum aestivum cultivar Chinese Spring chromosome 6A, IWGSC CS RefSeq v2.1, whole genome shotgun sequence:
- the LOC123132207 gene encoding L-arabinokinase, translating into MVARGSGAEEAPPPTQQRLVFAYYITGHGFGHATRALEVVRHLIGAGHEVHVVTAAPEFVFTTEIDSPSLHIRRVLLDCGAVQADALTVDRLASLEKYHQTAVVPREAILRTEVEWLHSIKADLVVSDVVPVACRAAADAGIRSVCVTNFSWDFIYAEYVVAAGNHHRSIVWQIAEDYSHCEFLLRLPGYCPMPAFRDVIDVPLVVRRLHKSRSEVRKELGIAEDVKVVIFNFGGQPAGWKLKKEWLPDGWLCLVCGASDTQELPPNYVKLAKDAYTPDLMAASDCMLGKIGYGTVSEALAYKLPFVFVRRDYFNEEPFLRNMLEHYQCGIEMIRRDLLTGHWKPYLLRALTLKPCYDRPINGGEVAAHILQDTAVGKKYISGKLSGARRLRDAIVLGYQLQRAPGRDVGIPEWYSLSEKEIGVRPAPASRRINGSAESSFEDFEILHGDMQGLTDTMAFLTSLSGLVGNDPRIPEKQSRERTAASVLFDLEEDIYVARAPGRLDVMGGIADYSGSLVLQMPIREACHVAIQRSDPVKQKLWKHTQARQLANGAVPILQIVSFGSELSNRAPTFDMDLSDFMDGDKPISYEKAKEYFSQDPSQKWAAYVAGTVLVLMTELGVQFTDSMSILVSSSVPEGKGVSSSASVEVATMSAIAAVYGLNIAPRDLAILCQKVENHIVGAPCGVMDQMTSACGEANKLLAMVCQPAEVKELVSIPTHIRFWGLDSGIRHSVGGTDYGSVRVGTYMGRKMIKCAASDLISQSFPSAPTQSCDASEEYEKYGVDLLKSEASLQYLCNLPPHRYEAAYARDIPEFITGDEFKEKYGDHNDAVTVIDPKRSYSVKAPTRHPIYENFRVEAFKALLTAAKTDEQLSALGELMYQCHYSYNACGLGSDGTDRLVNLVQEIQHRKTTSQHEGPSLFGAKITGGGSGGSVCVIGKNSLKSSEEIFEIQKRYKAATGYLPIVFEGSSPGAGKFGASAAVESVKDASDQIQFVTRQIRYEHVIGPGTL; encoded by the exons ATGGTGGCCCGGGGAAGCGGCGCGGAGGAGGCGCCGCCGCCGACGCAGCAGCGCCTCGTCTTCGCCTACTACATCACCGGCCACGGCTTCGGCCACGCCACCCGCGCCCTCGAG GTGGTGAGGCACCTGATCGGCGCGGGGCACGAGGTGCACGTGGTCACCGCCGCGCCGGAGTTCGTCTTCACCACCGAGATCGACTCCCCCAGCCTCCACATCCGCAGGGTCCTGCTCGACTGCGGCGCCGTGCAGGCCGACGCGCTCACCGTCGACCGACTCGCATCCCTCGAGAAG TACCATCAGACGGCCGTGGTGCCCCGCGAGGCGATACTCAGGACTGAAGTGGAGTGGCTCCACTCAATCAAGGCCGACTTAGTG GTTTCGGATGTTGTCCCGGTGGCGTGCAGGGCGGCTGCAGATGCTGGCATTCGCTCCGTGTGTGTCACGAATTTCAG TTGGGACTTCATTTATGCAGAGTACGTTGTAGCAGCTGGAAATCATCATCGCTCAATTGTGTGGCAG ATAGCAGAGGATTACTCACATTGTGAGTTCTTACTACGACTCCCTGGATACTGCCCTA TGCCTGCTTTCCGTGACGTTATTGATGTGCCTCTTGTGGTGAGAAGATTACACAAATCTCGATCCGAG GTGAGAAAGGAACTAGGGATTGCAGAGGATGTTAAGGTGGTCATTTTCAACTTTGGAGGACAG CCGGCAGGATGGAAACTGAAGAAAGAGTGGTTGCCTGATGGTTGGCTTTGTTTG GTATGTGGTGCATCTGATACTCAAGAGCTTCCTCCAAATTATGTCAAGCTCGCAAAGGATGCGTACACACCTGATTTAATGGCAGCATCTGACTGCATGCTTG GGAAAATTGGATATGGTACCGTGAGTGAGGCTTTGGCGTACAAGCTGCCATTTGTATTTGTTCGTAGAGATTATTTCAATGAAGAGCCTTTTCTGCGGAATATGCTTGAG CATTATCAATGTGGCATTGAGATGATACGGAGGGATTTACTTACTGGACATTGGAAACCTTATCTGCTACGCGCTTTAACACTTAAGCCCTGCTATGATCGTCCAATAAATGGTGGCGAG GTGGCTGCACATATCCTCCAGGATACTGCTGTCGGGAAGAAGTATATTTCCGGCAAG TTGAGTGGGGCAAGACGATTACGTGATGCCATAGTGCTAGGATACCAACTACAGAGGGCTCCCGGGAGAGATGTAGGAATCCCTGAATGGTATTCTCTCTCCGAGAAAGAAATCGGTGTTCGCCCAGCACCCGCGTCTCGTCGGATTAATGGAAGTGCAGAATC ATCTTTTGAGGACTTCGAGATTCTCCATGGAGACATGCAAGGATTAACCGATACTATGGCTTTCCTGACAAGTTTATCTGGGCTTGTTGGAAACGATCCGAGGATCCCTGAGAAGCAATCCCGAGAAAGGACTGCTGCTTCTGTACTCTTTGACTTGGAG GAGGATATATATGTTGCAAGAGCACCTGGACGATTGGATGTCATGGGTGGCATTGCAGATTATTCAGGAAGTCTTGTACTACAG ATGCCCATTCGAGAGGCCTGTCATGTTGCTATTCAGAGAAGCGATCCTGTCAAGCAGAAGCTATGGAAGCATACTCAGGCTAGGCAGCTAGCAAATGGAGCAGTGCCGATTTTGCAAATT GTATCATTTGGCTCTGAATTGAGTAACCGGGCACCAACATTCGATATGGACCTGTCTGATTTTATGGATGGTGACAAACCAATATCGTATGAAAAGGCCAAAGAATATTTCTCCCAGGATCCATCTCAAAA ATGGGCTGCCTATGTTGCTGGAACAGTTCTTGTGTTGATGACTGAACTAGGTGTTCAATTCACAGACAGCATGAGCATTTTG GTTTCTTCTTCTGTTCCTGAAGGCAAAGGTGTCTCATCTTCTGCATCAGTGGAGGTTGCTACAATGTCTGCTATTGCCGCAGTCTATG GTTTAAATATTGCTCCAAGGGATCTTGCTATACTCTGTCAAAAG GTTGAGAATCACATTGTTGGAGCTCCTTGTGGTGTAATGGACCAAATGACATCTGCTTGCGGAGAAGCCAACAAACTTCTGGCTATGGTTTGCCAG CCTGCTGAAGTGAAAGAATTGGTCAGCATTCCAACTCATATACGATTTTGGGGTCTGGACTCTGGGATACGACATAG TGTTGGTGGGACTGATTATGGATCTGTGAGGGTAGGCACATATATGGGACGCAAGATGATTAAGTGTGCTGCATCTGACCTAATTTCTCAATCCTTTCCGTCTGCTCCTACGCAATCATGCGACGCTTCTGAAGAATATGAAAAATATGGTGTGGATCTTCTGAAATCTGAAGCTTCACTGCAGTATCTATGCAACCTACCACCTCATAG ATATGAAGCTGCCTATGCAAGAGATATTCCTGAGTTCATTACTGGGGATGAATTTAAGGAGAAATATGGAGATCACAACGATGCAGTAACAGTTATTGACCCAAAAAGATCTTACAGTGTGAAGGCTCCTACTAGACATCCCATATACGAGAACTTCCGTGTTGAG GCCTTCAAAGCATTGTTAACAGCAGCCAAAACAGATGAGCAACTTTCAGCCCTTGGAGAACTTATGTATCAG TGCCATTACAGCTACAATGCTTGCGGGCTTGGTTCTGATGGGACTGATAGGCTGGTGAATCTAGTACAAGAAATCCAGCACAGGAAGACCACCTCGCAACATGAAGGCCCGAGTCTATTTGGTGCAAAGATCACTGGTGGAGGTTCTGGTGGTTCAGTTTGTGTTATTGGGAAAAATAGCCTGAAAAGTAGTGAAGAGATTTTCGAG ATCCAGAAAAGATACAAAGCAGCCACCGGTTACCTACCAATTGTCTTCGAGGGTTCGTCTCCCGGCGCGGGCAAATTCGG AGCAAGTGCCGCTGTTGAATCTGTAAAGGATGCTTCTGATCAAATCCAGTTTGTCACTAGGCAAATTAGATACGAACATGTGATTGGTCCTGGAACTTTGTAG